A single window of Desulfovibrio sp. G11 DNA harbors:
- a CDS encoding head-tail connector protein, giving the protein MHGRLRLITPPAMEPVSLAEAKLHARIDHDLEDGLLATFIAAARQHGEQLTGRQFVEAAYELSLDGFPCDDGPIELPKPPLQAVEAVSFVAPDGITQTMSATDYVVDTSGLLGRIYPADGAAWPAARRRRNAVTISFRTGWPVVTGNPSTPDAIKSWMLCRVTGLYEQRESFAGRSVSALPGDFLDGLLDPWRVAGVV; this is encoded by the coding sequence ATGCACGGACGTCTACGCCTGATCACGCCTCCGGCCATGGAGCCGGTCAGCTTGGCGGAAGCCAAGCTCCACGCCAGGATCGACCACGATCTCGAGGACGGGCTGCTTGCGACATTCATCGCAGCCGCGCGCCAGCATGGGGAACAGCTGACCGGAAGGCAATTCGTGGAAGCTGCATACGAGCTCTCTCTGGACGGCTTTCCTTGCGACGATGGTCCGATCGAACTGCCCAAGCCTCCGTTGCAGGCCGTGGAGGCCGTCTCCTTTGTGGCTCCGGATGGCATAACGCAGACCATGTCCGCCACGGACTATGTCGTTGATACTTCCGGACTGCTCGGCCGCATCTATCCAGCCGATGGCGCAGCGTGGCCGGCCGCCCGCCGCCGGCGCAACGCCGTGACAATCAGTTTCCGTACCGGCTGGCCCGTCGTCACAGGAAATCCGTCTACGCCGGACGCCATCAAAAGCTGGATGCTTTGCCGCGTCACCGGCCTCTATGAGCAGCGGGAGAGCTTCGCCGGGCGATCCGTCAGTGCGCTCCCCGGCGACTTCCTGGACGGCTTGTTGGACCCGTGGCGGGTTGCCGGGGTGGTGTAG
- a CDS encoding phage head closure protein: MPAAPYRHRVTIQAVTLIFDGMGGWEETWADLATVWARVEALKGEEYFAAAQMQNSVSHRVTMRYRADLTPTHRLVFEGRTLDIEAVLPDEHKSRLVIMCTEQV, translated from the coding sequence ATGCCAGCCGCTCCATATCGCCACCGGGTGACCATTCAGGCGGTGACGCTCATCTTCGATGGCATGGGCGGCTGGGAGGAAACCTGGGCTGACTTGGCCACGGTCTGGGCGCGGGTCGAAGCCCTCAAGGGCGAGGAATACTTCGCCGCCGCCCAAATGCAGAACTCGGTCAGCCACCGCGTCACCATGCGCTACCGCGCCGACCTCACCCCCACCCACCGTCTGGTATTCGAGGGCCGCACCCTCGACATCGAGGCGGTCCTGCCTGACGAACACAAATCCCGCCTCGTGATCATGTGCACCGAGCAGGTGTAA
- a CDS encoding helix-turn-helix domain-containing protein, which yields MASEQNRWLSAEEIAQHLGVSIDTIYRWIAGRGMPAHKVGRLWKFKTDEVDKWVKAGGAADKSRQDQAE from the coding sequence ATGGCATCAGAACAAAACCGCTGGCTTTCAGCCGAGGAGATTGCCCAACATCTCGGGGTCAGCATCGACACCATCTACCGCTGGATTGCGGGACGCGGCATGCCCGCTCACAAGGTCGGCCGACTCTGGAAGTTCAAGACGGACGAGGTCGACAAGTGGGTGAAGGCTGGCGGTGCGGCGGACAAGAGCAGACAGGATCAAGCTGAATGA
- a CDS encoding type I restriction-modification system subunit M, translating to MSRKNGNNNSVDLDIGTLSGHLWEAANILRGPVDAADFKTYIFPLLFFKRLSDVYDEEYAVALDESDGDVEFAQFPENHRFQVPEGCHWKDVRAKSANIGHALQKAMRCIEQANPDTLHGIFGDAQWTNKDRLSDALLKDLIEHFSSLNLGNEHCKADILGQAYEYLIKKFADLTNKKAGEFYTPRSVVALMVRILAPKAGETIYDPACGTGGMLLEALHHVKEHGGDENLMLGKLYGQEKNLTTSSIARMNLFLHGAEDFHIERGDTLRLPAFYSGDSLATFDCVIANPPFSLEKWGDDVWINDPYGRNFAGLPPAKSGDFAWVQHMVKSMARKTGRMAVVLPHGVLFRMSKEGEIRRKLLEMDILEAVIGLGQNIFYGTGLAPCVLVFRDSKPKAHRQKALFIDASKEFKTGRAQNELLPEHVDNIHRWYEGYQDVEGICRVVTLDEIRENDFNLNISRYVEPVIEEESMTIDQAIADLKESLQAAYTAEDRLKGLLLREGLL from the coding sequence ATGAGCAGGAAGAACGGAAATAACAATTCAGTCGATCTGGATATCGGGACCCTCTCCGGGCATCTTTGGGAAGCTGCGAATATTCTCCGCGGTCCTGTCGACGCGGCCGATTTCAAGACCTACATCTTCCCGCTGCTGTTCTTCAAGCGGCTCTCCGACGTCTATGACGAGGAGTATGCCGTGGCCCTGGATGAGTCCGACGGCGATGTGGAATTTGCCCAGTTCCCTGAGAACCACCGGTTCCAGGTTCCGGAGGGCTGCCACTGGAAAGATGTCCGGGCCAAGAGCGCCAATATCGGCCATGCGCTCCAGAAGGCCATGCGCTGCATCGAGCAGGCCAACCCGGACACCCTGCACGGCATCTTCGGCGATGCCCAGTGGACCAACAAAGACCGCCTTTCGGACGCGCTGCTCAAGGACCTGATCGAACACTTCTCGTCGCTCAACCTGGGCAATGAGCACTGCAAGGCGGACATTCTCGGCCAGGCCTATGAATACCTGATCAAGAAATTTGCCGACCTCACCAACAAGAAGGCCGGTGAATTCTATACCCCGCGCTCCGTGGTCGCGCTGATGGTTCGCATCCTTGCGCCCAAGGCCGGGGAAACCATCTACGACCCGGCCTGTGGGACCGGCGGCATGCTCCTTGAGGCGCTGCATCATGTCAAAGAGCATGGCGGCGACGAGAACCTCATGCTGGGCAAGCTCTACGGCCAGGAAAAGAACCTGACCACATCCTCCATTGCCCGTATGAACCTCTTTCTCCACGGCGCGGAAGATTTCCATATCGAACGCGGCGACACCCTGCGCTTGCCAGCATTTTATTCAGGCGACAGCCTCGCCACCTTTGACTGCGTCATCGCCAATCCTCCCTTTTCCCTGGAAAAGTGGGGGGACGACGTCTGGATCAATGACCCCTACGGCCGCAACTTTGCCGGGCTGCCGCCAGCCAAGTCCGGCGACTTCGCCTGGGTTCAGCACATGGTCAAGTCCATGGCTCGCAAGACTGGCCGCATGGCTGTGGTGCTTCCCCATGGCGTGCTATTCCGCATGTCCAAGGAGGGCGAGATCCGGCGCAAGCTGCTGGAGATGGACATCCTCGAAGCGGTTATCGGCCTCGGTCAGAACATTTTCTATGGCACTGGTCTCGCTCCCTGTGTGCTGGTCTTCCGGGACAGCAAGCCCAAGGCCCACCGCCAGAAGGCGCTGTTCATCGACGCCTCGAAGGAGTTCAAGACCGGCCGCGCCCAGAACGAGCTACTGCCGGAACACGTGGACAACATCCATCGCTGGTACGAGGGCTATCAGGATGTGGAAGGGATCTGTCGGGTGGTCACGCTCGACGAGATCCGCGAGAACGATTTCAACCTGAACATCTCCCGCTATGTGGAGCCGGTGATCGAGGAAGAATCCATGACCATCGATCAGGCCATCGCCGACCTCAAGGAATCGTTGCAGGCGGCGTACACGGCCGAGGATCGTCTGAAGGGGCTGCTGCTCCGGGAGGGGCTGCTGTGA